One genomic window of Arachis hypogaea cultivar Tifrunner chromosome 8, arahy.Tifrunner.gnm2.J5K5, whole genome shotgun sequence includes the following:
- the LOC112707165 gene encoding glutaredoxin-C9 produces the protein MHQAIPYRSWTTHFTPQPLNIIHSQPIDNNNNNNNTLSFLFSPKKDLASKDSEKMVHDMVSENAVIVFGRRGCCMSHVVKRLLLGLGVNPAVYEVEEKDEEGVARELEAIGGGGDNNKVQFPAVFIGGKLFGGLDRIMATHISGELVPILKQAGALWL, from the coding sequence ATGCATCAAGCAATTCCATACAGGTCATGGACTACCCACTTCACCCCACAGCCATTAAATATCATCCATTCCCAACCCAttgataacaacaacaacaataataataccctctcttttctcttctctcccaAAAAGGATCTCGCTAGTAAAGATTCCGAGAAGATGGTTCATGACATGGTGTCAGAAAATGCGGTGATAGTATTCGGGAGGCGGGGATGCTGCATGAGTCATGTGGTGAAGCGCTTGCTTTTGGGGCTCGGCGTCAACCCGGCGGTTTACGAGGTGGAAGAGAAAGACGAAGAAGGCGTGGCAAGAGAACTCGAAGCAATCGGCGGCGGCGGCGATAACAACAAGGTTCAGTTTCCAGCTGTGTTTATAGGTGGAAAGTTGTTTGGAGGGTTGGATCGTATCATGGCCACTCATATTTCTGGTGAATTGGTTCCCATTCTCAAACAAGCTGGGGCCCTATGGCTATGA
- the LOC112707166 gene encoding uncharacterized protein, with amino-acid sequence MLEAWWSLELRFWWVSLSLRGYVVTWGLPWTKYSNRPRNQMLTRRRRRRRGRGRLGNATPEATGNIPNPVDFMAALGNMAAAMQVTAEALGNQINNGNNGNNGDDGPMTLSSFLKVQPPTFRGTSDPTDADNWIQAIEQALQAQQVNIEQ; translated from the exons ATGTTGGAGGCTTGGTGGTCATTGGAGCTAAGATTTTGGTGGGTTTCTCTAAGCTTGAGGGGTTATGTGGTGACTTGGGGGTTGCCTTGGACTAAATATagtaatcggccaag gaaccaaatGTTGACTCGCAGACGCAGACGCAGGCGAGGTAGAGGCAGACTAGGCAATGCTACGCCTGAAGCGACAGGGAATATTCCTAATCCTGTAGACTTCATGGCTGCTCTAGGGAATATGGCCGCGGCGATGCAAGTGACAGCCGAAGCCCTGGGAAACCAAATAAATAATGGTAACAATGGCAACAACGGCGATGATGGTCCTATGACGCTTTCCTCCTTCCTAAAGGTTCAACCTCCGACCTTCAGAGGAACCTCGGACCCTACTGATGCGGATAACTGGATACAAGCTATTGAGCAAGCATTACAGGCTCAGCAGGTTAATATAGAACAGTAG
- the LOC112707167 gene encoding uncharacterized protein isoform X6 yields MLICVVVKSHGCPFVLVLWSLSSSSFPLALLCATQSPLSFSLSMLLLDAFNKDRASLPQPLPNPPPLAPIPVAAPDPRTQEMINEKLKKAEDLGEQGKVDEAQKALEEAEVLKKECLLGHLSSKTVVCYSSSRVLTCC; encoded by the exons ATGCTCATCTGTGTCGTCGTGAAGTCGCATGGCTGCCCATTCGTCTTGGTGTTGTGGTCATTGTCCTCGTCATCCTTCCCCCTTGCCCTATTGTGCGCTACTCAATCACCCCTTTCCTTTTCACTG TCCATGCTCCTGTTAGATGCCTTTAACAAAGACAGGGCATCTTTACCTCAACCTCTGCCAAATCCACCTCCTTTGGCTCCCATTCCTGTTGCTGCTCCTGACCCTCGAACACAAGAGATGATAAATGAGAAGTTGAAGAAAGCCGAGGACCTTG GCGAGCAAGGAAAGGTTGATGAGGCGCAAAAAGCATTGGAAGAAGCCGAAGTACTTAAGAAG GAATGTTTGTTAGGCCATTTGAGTTCAAAGACAGTAGTATGTTACTCATCAAGTAGAGTTCTTACCTGCTGTTGA
- the LOC112707167 gene encoding uncharacterized protein isoform X4, whose product MAAHSSWCCGHCPRHPSPLPYCALLNHPFPFHCDLTRTWPPCGSFSSSQSMLLLDAFNKDRASLPQPLPNPPPLAPIPVAAPDPRTQEMINEKLKKAEDLGEQGKVDEAQKALEEAEVLKKECLLGHLSSKTVVCYSSSRVLTCC is encoded by the exons ATGGCTGCCCATTCGTCTTGGTGTTGTGGTCATTGTCCTCGTCATCCTTCCCCCTTGCCCTATTGTGCGCTACTCAATCACCCCTTTCCTTTTCACTG TGATCTTACTCGTACCTGGCCTCCCTGTGGTAGCTTTTCTTCTTCCCag TCCATGCTCCTGTTAGATGCCTTTAACAAAGACAGGGCATCTTTACCTCAACCTCTGCCAAATCCACCTCCTTTGGCTCCCATTCCTGTTGCTGCTCCTGACCCTCGAACACAAGAGATGATAAATGAGAAGTTGAAGAAAGCCGAGGACCTTG GCGAGCAAGGAAAGGTTGATGAGGCGCAAAAAGCATTGGAAGAAGCCGAAGTACTTAAGAAG GAATGTTTGTTAGGCCATTTGAGTTCAAAGACAGTAGTATGTTACTCATCAAGTAGAGTTCTTACCTGCTGTTGA
- the LOC112707167 gene encoding uncharacterized protein isoform X3, producing MAAHSSWCCGHCPRHPSPLPYCALLNHPFPFHCDLTRTWPPCGSFSSSQSMLLLDAFNKDRASLPQPLPNPPPLAPIPVAAPDPRTQEMINEKLKKAEDLGEQGKVDEAQKALEEAEVLKKCQLPTRQEPVVDNSILQNIQLLICELNVC from the exons ATGGCTGCCCATTCGTCTTGGTGTTGTGGTCATTGTCCTCGTCATCCTTCCCCCTTGCCCTATTGTGCGCTACTCAATCACCCCTTTCCTTTTCACTG TGATCTTACTCGTACCTGGCCTCCCTGTGGTAGCTTTTCTTCTTCCCag TCCATGCTCCTGTTAGATGCCTTTAACAAAGACAGGGCATCTTTACCTCAACCTCTGCCAAATCCACCTCCTTTGGCTCCCATTCCTGTTGCTGCTCCTGACCCTCGAACACAAGAGATGATAAATGAGAAGTTGAAGAAAGCCGAGGACCTTG GCGAGCAAGGAAAGGTTGATGAGGCGCAAAAAGCATTGGAAGAAGCCGAAGTACTTAAGAAG TGTCAGCTTCCGACCAGGCAGGAGCCTGTAGTGGATAATTCAATTCTTCAAAATATACAGCTGCTAATATGCGAATT GAATGTTTGTTAG
- the LOC112707167 gene encoding uncharacterized protein isoform X5, with product MLICVVVKSHGCPFVLVLWSLSSSSFPLALLCATQSPLSFSLSMLLLDAFNKDRASLPQPLPNPPPLAPIPVAAPDPRTQEMINEKLKKAEDLGEQGKVDEAQKALEEAEVLKKCQLPTRQEPVVDNSILQNIQLLICELNVC from the exons ATGCTCATCTGTGTCGTCGTGAAGTCGCATGGCTGCCCATTCGTCTTGGTGTTGTGGTCATTGTCCTCGTCATCCTTCCCCCTTGCCCTATTGTGCGCTACTCAATCACCCCTTTCCTTTTCACTG TCCATGCTCCTGTTAGATGCCTTTAACAAAGACAGGGCATCTTTACCTCAACCTCTGCCAAATCCACCTCCTTTGGCTCCCATTCCTGTTGCTGCTCCTGACCCTCGAACACAAGAGATGATAAATGAGAAGTTGAAGAAAGCCGAGGACCTTG GCGAGCAAGGAAAGGTTGATGAGGCGCAAAAAGCATTGGAAGAAGCCGAAGTACTTAAGAAG TGTCAGCTTCCGACCAGGCAGGAGCCTGTAGTGGATAATTCAATTCTTCAAAATATACAGCTGCTAATATGCGAATT GAATGTTTGTTAG
- the LOC112707167 gene encoding uncharacterized protein isoform X2 — MLICVVVKSHGCPFVLVLWSLSSSSFPLALLCATQSPLSFSLSMLLLDAFNKDRASLPQPLPNPPPLAPIPVAAPDPRTQEMINEKLKKAEDLGEQGKVDEAQKALEEAEVLKKCQLPTRQEPVVDNSILQNIQLLICELLIRSYVYVTYVEYF; from the exons ATGCTCATCTGTGTCGTCGTGAAGTCGCATGGCTGCCCATTCGTCTTGGTGTTGTGGTCATTGTCCTCGTCATCCTTCCCCCTTGCCCTATTGTGCGCTACTCAATCACCCCTTTCCTTTTCACTG TCCATGCTCCTGTTAGATGCCTTTAACAAAGACAGGGCATCTTTACCTCAACCTCTGCCAAATCCACCTCCTTTGGCTCCCATTCCTGTTGCTGCTCCTGACCCTCGAACACAAGAGATGATAAATGAGAAGTTGAAGAAAGCCGAGGACCTTG GCGAGCAAGGAAAGGTTGATGAGGCGCAAAAAGCATTGGAAGAAGCCGAAGTACTTAAGAAG TGTCAGCTTCCGACCAGGCAGGAGCCTGTAGTGGATAATTCAATTCTTCAAAATATACAGCTGCTAATATGCGAATT GCTTATCAGAAGCTATGTGTATGTGACATATGTGGAGTACTTTTGA
- the LOC112707167 gene encoding uncharacterized protein isoform X1, whose amino-acid sequence MAAHSSWCCGHCPRHPSPLPYCALLNHPFPFHCDLTRTWPPCGSFSSSQSMLLLDAFNKDRASLPQPLPNPPPLAPIPVAAPDPRTQEMINEKLKKAEDLGEQGKVDEAQKALEEAEVLKKCQLPTRQEPVVDNSILQNIQLLICELLIRSYVYVTYVEYF is encoded by the exons ATGGCTGCCCATTCGTCTTGGTGTTGTGGTCATTGTCCTCGTCATCCTTCCCCCTTGCCCTATTGTGCGCTACTCAATCACCCCTTTCCTTTTCACTG TGATCTTACTCGTACCTGGCCTCCCTGTGGTAGCTTTTCTTCTTCCCag TCCATGCTCCTGTTAGATGCCTTTAACAAAGACAGGGCATCTTTACCTCAACCTCTGCCAAATCCACCTCCTTTGGCTCCCATTCCTGTTGCTGCTCCTGACCCTCGAACACAAGAGATGATAAATGAGAAGTTGAAGAAAGCCGAGGACCTTG GCGAGCAAGGAAAGGTTGATGAGGCGCAAAAAGCATTGGAAGAAGCCGAAGTACTTAAGAAG TGTCAGCTTCCGACCAGGCAGGAGCCTGTAGTGGATAATTCAATTCTTCAAAATATACAGCTGCTAATATGCGAATT GCTTATCAGAAGCTATGTGTATGTGACATATGTGGAGTACTTTTGA
- the LOC112707167 gene encoding uncharacterized protein isoform X7: protein MAAHSSWCCGHCPRHPSPLPYCALLNHPFPFHCDLTRTWPPCGSFSSSQSMLLLDAFNKDRASLPQPLPNPPPLAPIPVAAPDPRTQEMINEKLKKAEDLGEQGKVDEAQKALEEAEVLKKAGACSG from the exons ATGGCTGCCCATTCGTCTTGGTGTTGTGGTCATTGTCCTCGTCATCCTTCCCCCTTGCCCTATTGTGCGCTACTCAATCACCCCTTTCCTTTTCACTG TGATCTTACTCGTACCTGGCCTCCCTGTGGTAGCTTTTCTTCTTCCCag TCCATGCTCCTGTTAGATGCCTTTAACAAAGACAGGGCATCTTTACCTCAACCTCTGCCAAATCCACCTCCTTTGGCTCCCATTCCTGTTGCTGCTCCTGACCCTCGAACACAAGAGATGATAAATGAGAAGTTGAAGAAAGCCGAGGACCTTG GCGAGCAAGGAAAGGTTGATGAGGCGCAAAAAGCATTGGAAGAAGCCGAAGTACTTAAGAAG GCAGGAGCCTGTAGTGGATAA